Proteins encoded in a region of the Trueperaceae bacterium genome:
- a CDS encoding GNAT family N-acetyltransferase has protein sequence MPGAEGEPAGRPRHGFSLDLGAGVALRLREPHHVGPYSELVARNSVRLAAAPVGLVPAGSAGAGAHTDLALAEFVAGTGWEADLVVGGALWGAVRLSGLRAASGSVELGYWLAAGADPDLALVAVTGAVRQAFAVPGVARVCLRQGAADGEGARVAAAVGFRLEAVLRRARATVGGDIVDQAVHGLLREEFADATPVAAARRRFAMPVDAGLELALPERGDAGEVSTLAARNREQLRPWMPWADSISPAAQLSFIEGRALPAVRSGDGFEALIVERGRVVGMAGLHSVDPAARSGALGYWLDDERRGRGVVTRCVRAIVARCFESGACGGRPFERVEIQAGAENAPSRAVAERLGFVLEGVVRHDQSVGGTDLDMAVYGLLRGEWRAGGGAGGAAGAAP, from the coding sequence ATGCCAGGCGCTGAGGGCGAGCCGGCCGGCCGGCCCCGGCACGGGTTCTCCCTCGACCTGGGGGCCGGCGTCGCGTTGCGGCTGCGGGAGCCGCACCACGTGGGGCCCTACTCCGAGCTGGTGGCCAGGAACAGCGTGCGGCTGGCCGCCGCGCCGGTGGGTCTCGTGCCCGCCGGCAGCGCCGGCGCCGGCGCGCACACGGACCTGGCGCTGGCGGAGTTCGTGGCCGGCACGGGCTGGGAGGCCGACCTGGTGGTCGGGGGAGCGCTGTGGGGCGCGGTGCGGTTGAGTGGCCTGCGGGCGGCGAGCGGCAGCGTGGAGCTGGGGTACTGGTTGGCCGCGGGCGCCGACCCCGACCTGGCGCTCGTCGCTGTGACGGGCGCGGTGCGCCAGGCGTTCGCTGTGCCGGGCGTGGCGCGCGTCTGCCTGCGCCAAGGCGCCGCCGACGGCGAGGGCGCGCGCGTGGCCGCCGCAGTGGGGTTCAGGCTCGAGGCCGTGTTGCGACGGGCCCGGGCGACCGTGGGCGGCGACATCGTCGACCAGGCCGTTCACGGCCTGCTGCGTGAGGAGTTCGCCGACGCCACGCCGGTGGCCGCGGCCCGCCGCCGCTTCGCCATGCCGGTCGACGCCGGGCTGGAGCTGGCGTTGCCGGAACGCGGGGACGCGGGCGAGGTCAGCACCCTGGCCGCGCGCAACCGTGAGCAGTTGAGACCGTGGATGCCGTGGGCCGACAGCATCTCCCCGGCGGCGCAACTGAGCTTCATCGAGGGGCGGGCCCTGCCCGCGGTCCGCAGCGGCGACGGCTTCGAGGCGCTCATCGTCGAGCGGGGGCGGGTGGTCGGCATGGCCGGGCTTCACAGCGTCGATCCGGCCGCGCGCTCCGGCGCCTTGGGCTACTGGCTCGACGACGAGCGGCGGGGCCGCGGCGTCGTCACCAGGTGCGTCCGGGCGATCGTGGCGCGCTGCTTCGAGTCGGGCGCCTGCGGCGGCCGCCCGTTCGAGCGCGTCGAGATTCAGGCCGGCGCGGAGAACGCCCCCAGCCGCGCCGTGGCCGAGCGGTTGGGGTTCGTGCTCGAGGGGGTGGTGCGCCACGACCAGAGCGTGGGGGGCACCGACCTCGACATGGCGGTGTACGGCCTGCTGCGGGGCGAGTGGCGGGCGGGCGGGGGCGCCGGCGGCGCCGCCGGCGCCGCGCCGTGA
- a CDS encoding DUF302 domain-containing protein, with protein sequence MSELGFSITVPGTIHAVRERVTGALKTEGFGVLTHIDVEATLAEKLGERIEPYQILGACNPALAHKALEADRDIGLLLPCNVVLREVAGATHVSVVDPQAMFGVVADAAREQLEPVVREARAKLRRVVAGLAD encoded by the coding sequence ATGTCGGAGTTGGGGTTCAGCATCACCGTTCCAGGCACCATCCACGCGGTGCGTGAGAGGGTAACCGGCGCGCTCAAGACCGAAGGGTTCGGCGTCCTCACCCACATCGACGTCGAGGCCACCCTCGCCGAGAAGCTGGGCGAGAGGATCGAGCCGTACCAGATCCTCGGGGCGTGCAACCCGGCCCTGGCGCACAAGGCCCTCGAGGCCGACAGGGACATCGGCCTGTTGCTGCCGTGCAACGTCGTGCTGCGCGAGGTGGCGGGCGCCACGCACGTGAGCGTCGTCGACCCGCAGGCCATGTTCGGCGTCGTGGCCGACGCGGCCAGGGAGCAACTCGAGCCCGTGGTGCGGGAGGCCCGCGCCAAGCTGCGGCGCGTGGTGGCCGGCCTGGCCGACTGA